The Catharus ustulatus isolate bCatUst1 chromosome 13, bCatUst1.pri.v2, whole genome shotgun sequence genome includes a window with the following:
- the LOC117002365 gene encoding LOW QUALITY PROTEIN: EF-hand and coiled-coil domain-containing protein 1-like (The sequence of the model RefSeq protein was modified relative to this genomic sequence to represent the inferred CDS: inserted 1 base in 1 codon) — protein MEPPEGWDPYGRPAQRTQWLVSALAYHYGLDRGVENEIVVLATGLDQYLQEIFHHLDCAGAGRIPSEDFRTLCQVLGLEEAAEPEEGAGLWDGLSAELTFRQFHARXPRLPLGRESEHIETQIRLRSPRRRRCRAHPAEPEQRPPGPCCRERSKEMVALEQAEERLAKLQEENGSLRELVEDMRAALQSSDARCLALQVGLRKSHASHKEEGSCFIGSKRPLAQKHSQTKCLQSVLKEKELITEALPDQVPPKCPEGKGAHLQLQGWAD, from the exons aTGGAGCCGCCTGAGGGCTGGGACCCCTACGGGCGTCCGGCCCAGCGCACGCAGTGGCTGGTCAGCGCCCTGGCCTACCACTACGGGCTGGACCGCGGCGTGGAGAACGAGATCGTCGTGCTGGCCACCGGCCTGGATCAGTACCTGCAGGAGATCTTCCACCACCTGGACTGCGCCGGGGCGGGCCGCATCCCCAGCGAAGACTTCCGCACgctgtgccaggtgctggggctggaagagGCGGCGGAGCCCGAGGAGGGCGCGGGGCTGTGGGACGGGCTCTCGGCCGAGCTCACCTTCCGCCAGTTCCACGCGC GGCCGCGTCTGCCGCTCGGCCGGGAGAGCGAGCACATCGAGACCCAGATCCGCCTGcgcagcccccgccgccgccgctgccgcgccCACCCCGCCGAGCCCGAGCAGCGGCCGCCGGGGCCCTGCTGCCGAGAGCGCTCCAAGGAGATGGTGGCGCTGGAGCAGGCCGAGGAGCGTCTCGccaagctgcaggaggagaacgGCAGCCTGCGGGAGCTGGTGGAGGACATGCGGGCCGCCCTGCAGAGCAGCGATGCGCGGTGCCTGGCGCTGCAG GTGGGACTGCGGAAGAGCCATGCCAGCCATAAGGAAGAAGGATCGTGCTTCATAGGGAGTAAGAGACCATTAGCACAGAAGCACTCCCAGACCAAGTGCCTCCAAAGTGTCCTGAAGGAAAAGGAGCTCATCACAGAAGCACTCCCAGAC CAAGTGCCTCCAAAGTGTCCTGAAGGAAAAggagctcacctgcagctccagggatgggcagatTGA